From a region of the Nyctibius grandis isolate bNycGra1 chromosome 10, bNycGra1.pri, whole genome shotgun sequence genome:
- the LOC137668195 gene encoding DNA-directed RNA polymerases I and III subunit RPAC2-like, giving the protein MAEEAPRKAALETVQADGTDGTCVTFVLHDEDHTLGNSLRYMVMKNPDVEFCGYCITHPSESKINFRIQTRGTLPAVEPFRKGLNDLMGVCQHVLNTFERSMKEYRAQREEEMQ; this is encoded by the exons ATGGCGGAGGAGGCCCCGAGGAAGGCGGCGCTGGAGACG GTCCAGGCAGACGGGACAGATGGAACCTGCGTCACGTTTGTGTTGCACGATGAGGACCACACACTCGGCAACTCCCTTCGATACATGGTCATGAAGAA ccctgaTGTGGAATTCTGTGGCTACTGCATCACACACCCCTCTGAAAGCAAGATCAACTTCCGGATCCAGACCAGAG GGACCCTTCCTGCTGTTGAGCCGTTCCGGAAAGGGCTGAACGACCTGATGGGTGTTTGCCAACACGTGCTCAACACCTTTGAG AGGAGTATGAAGGAATACAGGGcccagagggaggaagagatgcAGTAG
- the VAMP7 gene encoding vesicle-associated membrane protein 7: MAILFAVVARGTTILAKHAWCGGNFLEVTEQILAKIPSENNKLTYSHGNYLFHYICQDRIIYLCITDDDFERSRAFTFLNEIKKRFQTTYGSRAQTALPYAMNSEFSSVLAAQLKYHSESKGTDQVAETQAQIDELKGIMVRNIDLVAQRGEKLELLIDKTENLVDSSVTFKTTSRNLARAMCMKNLKLTIVIILVSIVIIYIILSAACGGLAWPSCVQK, from the exons ATGGCTATCCTGTTCGCTGTTGTGGCGAGGGGCACAACCATCCTTGCCAAACATGCCTGGTGTGGAGGAAACTTCCTGGAGGTGACAGAGCAGATCCTGGCAAAAATACCATCTGAAAACAACAAACTGACCTATTCACATGGGAA ttaTCTGTTTCATTACATCTGCCAAGACAGGATTATATACCTCTGCATCACGGATGAT GACTTTGAACGATCCAGAGCCTTCACCTTCCTGAATGAAATCAAGAAGAGGTTTCAGACCACATACGGCTCCAGAGCACAGACAGCCCTTCCCTATGCAATGAACAGCGAGTTCTCGAGTGTCTTAGCTGCGCAGCTG AAATACCACTCGGAGAGCAAGGGCACTGACCAGGTGGCAGAGACGCAAGCTCAAATCGATGAACTTAAAGGAATCATGGTTCGAAACATAG ACCTTGTGGCACAAAGAGGGGAGAAGCTGGAGTTGCTGATCGATAAAACAGAGAATCTTGTGGATTCG TCAGTCACTTTCAAAACTACCAGCAGGAACCTTGCTAGAGCCATGTGTATGAAGAACCTCAAGCTTACCATCGTCATCATCCTTGTATCAATT GTTATCATCTACATCATCCTGTCGGCCGCCTGCGGGGGCCTCGCCTGGCCGAGCTGCGTGCAGAAGTAA